The following proteins are co-located in the Spirosoma montaniterrae genome:
- a CDS encoding TIM barrel protein encodes MQVLKNQIDSHNESLLLQHEAKLSFTRSEVPGAEEIIQKLTAFQIAIPSWALGTGGTRFGRFSGGGEPRSLEEKIEDVGLLHALNQSSGAISLHIPWDIPQDYRATRILAAQHGLTFDAVNSNTFQDQPGQPHSYKFGSLQHVDKTIRQQAIDHNIEVIKHGIELGSESLTVWLSDGSCFPGQLNFRRAYQNTLESLNEIYAALPDNWKLFLEYKAFEPNFYSTTVGDWGMSYSYVQKLGSKAYTLVDLGHHLPNANIEQIVALLLMEGKLGGFHFNDSKYGDDDLTAGAIKPYQLFLIFNELVEGMDARVMNHATDLGWMIDASHNVKDPLEDLLQSVEAIMLAYAQALSVPRRALEDAQQNNDVVTAQEILQNAFRTDLRALVAEARLRAGAALNPVALYRSLNVRQNLINERGLKTVATGL; translated from the coding sequence ATGCAAGTCCTTAAAAACCAAATTGATAGCCATAATGAGTCGCTGTTGCTTCAGCACGAAGCCAAACTCAGCTTTACCCGTTCGGAAGTGCCGGGTGCCGAAGAAATCATTCAGAAACTGACGGCATTTCAAATTGCCATTCCGTCGTGGGCACTCGGTACGGGCGGTACGCGCTTTGGCCGGTTCAGCGGTGGGGGCGAACCCCGCAGCCTCGAAGAAAAAATCGAAGACGTGGGGCTGTTGCACGCGCTCAACCAGTCGTCGGGAGCTATTTCGCTGCACATTCCGTGGGATATTCCGCAGGATTACCGGGCCACTCGGATTTTAGCCGCGCAGCACGGGCTGACCTTCGATGCCGTGAACTCCAATACGTTTCAGGACCAGCCCGGTCAGCCGCATAGCTACAAATTCGGGTCGTTGCAGCACGTCGATAAAACGATTCGCCAGCAGGCCATCGATCATAACATTGAGGTTATCAAACACGGTATCGAATTGGGTTCCGAATCGCTGACGGTCTGGTTATCAGATGGTTCCTGTTTCCCTGGACAGTTGAACTTCCGCCGGGCGTATCAAAATACGCTCGAAAGCCTGAACGAAATTTACGCGGCCCTGCCCGACAACTGGAAGCTGTTTCTCGAATACAAAGCATTTGAGCCAAATTTCTATTCAACTACCGTTGGCGATTGGGGTATGTCGTATTCGTATGTGCAGAAGTTGGGATCGAAAGCCTACACGCTGGTCGATCTGGGCCATCACCTGCCCAACGCCAACATCGAGCAGATTGTAGCACTGCTGCTGATGGAAGGCAAACTTGGCGGTTTTCACTTCAACGACTCCAAATACGGCGACGACGACCTGACGGCAGGAGCAATCAAACCGTATCAACTGTTCCTGATTTTCAACGAATTAGTTGAGGGGATGGATGCCCGCGTCATGAACCACGCCACAGACCTGGGCTGGATGATCGACGCCAGTCATAACGTAAAAGACCCGCTCGAAGACCTGCTGCAATCGGTCGAAGCCATCATGCTGGCCTACGCGCAGGCATTGTCGGTGCCGCGCCGGGCACTGGAAGATGCGCAACAGAACAACGACGTAGTAACGGCGCAGGAAATTCTGCAAAATGCTTTCCGCACCGATCTGCGTGCGTTGGTAGCCGAAGCCCGCCTACGGGCCGGGGCCGCTCTGAACCCCGTTGCGCTCTACCGCAGCCTGAACGTTCGTCAGAACCTGATCAACGAACGCGGCCTGAAAACAGTAGCGACCGGACTTTAG
- the rhaT gene encoding L-rhamnose/proton symporter RhaT has protein sequence MQVVLGLIYHTIGGGFSGSFYMPYNRVRGWAWESYWIVGGLFSWLIVPPLAAYLTVADFGGIIAATPFSIKSITFLMGLLWGIGGLTYGLGVRYLGMSLGNSVVLGFCSAFGALVPPIYYGFNPVPGKTSFMQMLQSSGGQLVLLGVVVCILGIAILGRSGMLKEGDLSDAEKRASVKEFSLVKGLIIAVFSGVLSAFFNFGIEAGKPMADVAVAQGNNPLFQNNVTYVVLLWGGLTTNLLWCLYLNARNKTFGDYTNPRTPIGSNVLFAGLAGTMWFLQFFFYGMGESKLGNGASSWITHMATIILTANLWGLYLNEWSGVSPRTFRTFIAGIVTILVSIVLVGIGNSL, from the coding sequence ATGCAAGTCGTTTTAGGACTGATTTACCACACCATCGGTGGCGGATTTTCGGGGAGTTTTTATATGCCCTACAACCGTGTACGCGGCTGGGCCTGGGAGAGTTACTGGATTGTTGGCGGGTTATTTTCGTGGCTCATCGTGCCTCCGCTGGCGGCCTACCTGACTGTCGCTGATTTTGGGGGCATCATTGCCGCTACGCCATTTTCCATTAAATCCATCACGTTTCTGATGGGTCTGCTCTGGGGCATTGGCGGTCTAACCTACGGGCTGGGCGTTCGGTATCTTGGCATGTCGCTGGGCAATTCGGTGGTGCTGGGGTTTTGCTCGGCCTTTGGTGCGCTGGTGCCGCCCATCTACTACGGCTTCAACCCGGTGCCGGGCAAAACCTCCTTTATGCAGATGCTCCAGTCGAGCGGAGGGCAGTTGGTATTGCTGGGCGTAGTGGTTTGCATTCTGGGGATTGCCATTCTGGGCCGGTCGGGTATGCTGAAAGAAGGCGACCTGTCGGACGCCGAAAAACGGGCGAGTGTGAAGGAGTTTAGCTTAGTGAAAGGGCTGATAATTGCCGTTTTCTCCGGCGTATTAAGCGCGTTTTTCAACTTTGGTATCGAAGCGGGAAAACCAATGGCCGACGTTGCCGTGGCGCAGGGCAACAACCCGCTGTTTCAGAATAACGTCACCTACGTGGTGTTGCTATGGGGCGGGCTAACCACCAACCTGCTCTGGTGCCTCTACCTCAACGCCCGCAACAAAACTTTCGGCGACTATACCAACCCACGCACCCCTATTGGCAGCAACGTGCTGTTTGCGGGTCTGGCCGGGACGATGTGGTTTCTGCAATTTTTCTTCTACGGCATGGGCGAAAGCAAATTGGGCAACGGAGCCAGTTCGTGGATTACGCACATGGCAACCATCATTCTGACGGCTAATCTCTGGGGGCTGTACCTCAACGAATGGTCGGGCGTATCGCCCCGCACGTTCCGCACTTTTATAGCGGGAATTGTCACAATTTTAGTTTCCATCGTGCTGGTGGGTATTGGTAACTCGTTGTAA
- a CDS encoding helix-turn-helix transcriptional regulator has translation MKIFRRYFSFADAPIDNTASVNIHTLGHHIHPTQTPYPDIRHPDSHFFDWERGRSLKEYQLLYVCKGEGIFEAYGMPPQVIEEGTIILLYPGVWHRYKPNDQTGWEEYWVGFSGDYPRHLLEQECFNPQSPIIKVGFNVEFLATFERLFEVVEVREDSYLKLASFLVLQLLGVVYTSVLLSNQKVSRKEKIISDVKRDINERWQETIDFERLSDACNVSYAWLRKAFKETTGTSLNQYHLRLKLHKAEELIRDTGSTLSEISAQCGFESVHYFSRIYKQKMHINPSEIRRGRQINS, from the coding sequence ATGAAAATATTCCGACGCTATTTCAGTTTTGCCGACGCCCCCATCGACAATACTGCCAGCGTTAACATTCATACCCTGGGCCACCACATTCACCCCACCCAAACCCCCTACCCCGACATTCGACACCCGGATAGCCATTTTTTTGATTGGGAGCGCGGGCGCAGCCTGAAAGAATATCAGCTACTTTACGTTTGCAAAGGCGAGGGTATTTTTGAAGCCTACGGTATGCCGCCCCAGGTCATTGAGGAAGGCACCATCATTCTGCTCTATCCGGGCGTATGGCACCGCTACAAGCCCAACGACCAAACCGGCTGGGAAGAATATTGGGTAGGTTTTTCGGGCGATTATCCCCGGCATTTGCTGGAACAGGAGTGCTTCAACCCGCAAAGCCCGATCATAAAAGTGGGCTTCAACGTCGAGTTTTTAGCCACCTTCGAGCGGCTGTTTGAGGTAGTTGAAGTGCGAGAAGATTCGTATTTGAAATTAGCGTCGTTTCTGGTGCTGCAACTGTTAGGCGTCGTATATACCTCGGTGTTGCTGTCGAACCAGAAGGTATCGCGGAAGGAAAAGATTATCAGCGACGTGAAGCGCGACATTAATGAACGCTGGCAGGAGACTATTGATTTCGAGCGGCTGTCCGACGCCTGCAACGTAAGTTATGCCTGGCTGCGAAAGGCATTTAAAGAAACAACCGGAACCTCGCTGAATCAGTACCACTTACGGCTGAAACTGCACAAAGCAGAAGAACTCATTCGCGATACGGGCAGCACTTTATCGGAGATTTCGGCTCAGTGCGGTTTTGAATCGGTGCATTACTTCTCCCGGATTTATAAGCAGAAAATGCACATCAACCCCAGTGAAATTCGCCGGGGTCGGCAAATTAATTCATAA
- a CDS encoding glycosyl hydrolase — translation MRNYFISLSLLLVPMLTVAQPVQQQPLREGFQTPPNIAKPRVWWHWMNGNITKEGIQKDLDWMNRVGIGGFQNFDASLFTPVVVSKKLVFMTPDWKDAFRFTTDLARKLQLEMAIAGSPGWSVTGGPWVPPADGMKKYVWTETRVTGGQPFAGKLPQPAATTGKFQNVALESASLLGGPTGDVPTYYADAAVVAYRLPANEQPMIALKPNITSSGGTFSLADLTDGNLEKATLLPPIEVGQDMWVQYAFDTPQTVRAFTIVGAPPASQLAEFRGMPDNRSLKVSDDGLTFRDVVIVRGSTVPQSTVSIPATTARFFRFTFKTEKPEGNPFAAMMGGSADPGKPQGVPVAELVLYNTDRVDLFEQKAGFSAWREPTPSLVKADAIAIPTADVIDLTGKMAADGSLNWTAPVGNWVVVRLGYSLTGRKNHPASPEATGLEVDKLDKVAVRKYIDTYLDMYNDATGGQLGAKGLEYMILDSYEAGHMTWTKAMPDEFQKRRGYAITPWLPVLTGRVVQSHEASEKFLWDFRKTIGELIVENHYETIGEALKARGMKRYTESHESGRIYLADGMDVKRFADIPMAAMWTPGSLAGGNDEETRSKADIREAASVAHIYGQNLVAAESMTSVGKPFLFAPENLKRTADMELASGLNRFVIHTSVHQPLDDKKPGFSLGPFGQYFTRHETWAEQAKPWMDYLGRSSYLLQQGRFVADVLYYYGENNNLTQLFTDKLPAISGYEYDFVNATALKNVIQGRNGKLVTPTGMNYSVLVLDESAKTMTLPVLKKIAELAKAGVAIAGTKPERSPSLSDDPSAFSALVAQIWSQPNVSTKPAAEVLKALAVPEDVIIKNARAEILYVHRNTGSTDIYWLNNRSEAPTDAEISFRVTGKVPRLWNPQTGKIETVSYQIKDGRTYVPLRFESWDAFFIVFDGTATATTFTKPATTETRVLAVASPWTIRFPTATPRTLTVDKLASWTENSEADIKYFSGTAFYTNTFTLPTVVSGGRYELDLGEVKNLAEVIVNGKNVGIAWKKPFRVDITEAVRTGSNAVEIRVTNYWANRLIGDAQPGVTTKVATANRTFTTVPFFRPDSPLFPAGLLSEVSVVLKK, via the coding sequence ATGAGAAACTATTTTATTAGCCTCAGCCTGCTGCTGGTGCCGATGCTGACGGTGGCTCAACCTGTGCAACAGCAACCACTGCGGGAGGGTTTTCAGACCCCGCCCAACATAGCCAAACCCCGTGTGTGGTGGCACTGGATGAATGGCAACATTACCAAAGAAGGTATTCAGAAAGACCTTGACTGGATGAACCGGGTCGGTATCGGCGGGTTCCAGAACTTCGACGCCAGCCTGTTTACGCCAGTGGTGGTATCGAAGAAATTGGTGTTCATGACACCCGACTGGAAAGACGCATTCAGATTCACGACCGACCTCGCCCGGAAACTGCAACTCGAAATGGCAATTGCCGGGTCGCCGGGCTGGAGCGTAACGGGCGGGCCGTGGGTGCCCCCCGCCGATGGCATGAAAAAATACGTCTGGACCGAAACGCGTGTAACTGGCGGACAACCGTTCGCGGGAAAACTGCCTCAGCCAGCGGCTACGACGGGTAAATTTCAGAACGTAGCCCTCGAATCGGCCAGTCTGCTGGGCGGTCCAACGGGCGATGTACCAACTTACTACGCCGATGCTGCCGTAGTCGCCTACCGTTTGCCTGCCAACGAACAGCCGATGATCGCGCTAAAGCCCAACATTACGTCGAGTGGAGGAACGTTCAGCTTAGCCGACCTCACGGATGGGAATCTGGAAAAAGCCACCCTGCTGCCGCCCATAGAAGTGGGGCAGGATATGTGGGTTCAGTATGCATTCGATACACCACAAACCGTTCGGGCATTTACTATTGTGGGTGCTCCTCCGGCCAGTCAGTTGGCCGAATTTCGGGGAATGCCCGACAACCGAAGTCTGAAAGTAAGCGACGACGGGTTAACTTTTCGCGACGTGGTCATTGTCCGGGGCAGCACCGTGCCGCAGAGTACGGTAAGTATTCCGGCAACAACGGCCCGCTTTTTCCGCTTTACGTTTAAAACCGAAAAGCCCGAAGGCAATCCATTTGCCGCTATGATGGGCGGTAGTGCCGACCCCGGCAAACCGCAGGGCGTACCCGTGGCGGAGTTAGTACTCTACAACACCGACCGCGTAGACCTGTTTGAGCAGAAAGCCGGATTCAGCGCGTGGAGAGAACCAACTCCGTCGCTGGTCAAAGCTGACGCCATTGCTATTCCAACTGCCGACGTAATCGACCTCACCGGCAAAATGGCCGCCGATGGTTCGCTGAACTGGACCGCTCCGGTGGGTAACTGGGTTGTTGTGCGGTTAGGCTATTCGCTGACGGGGCGCAAAAATCACCCCGCTTCGCCCGAAGCAACCGGCCTTGAGGTCGACAAACTCGACAAAGTGGCCGTTCGGAAATACATCGACACGTATCTGGATATGTACAATGATGCTACGGGTGGGCAGTTGGGGGCCAAGGGGCTGGAATACATGATTTTAGACAGCTACGAGGCCGGGCACATGACCTGGACGAAGGCCATGCCCGACGAGTTTCAGAAACGGCGCGGCTATGCCATTACGCCCTGGTTGCCGGTGCTGACGGGTCGGGTAGTACAGAGCCACGAAGCCAGCGAGAAATTTCTGTGGGATTTCCGCAAAACCATCGGCGAACTGATCGTGGAAAACCATTACGAAACCATCGGCGAAGCTCTGAAAGCACGGGGCATGAAACGCTACACCGAATCGCACGAGAGCGGACGTATCTATTTAGCCGATGGTATGGACGTGAAACGATTTGCCGACATTCCGATGGCAGCCATGTGGACGCCGGGCAGTCTGGCAGGTGGCAACGACGAAGAAACCCGCAGCAAAGCCGACATCCGGGAGGCAGCGTCGGTGGCACATATTTACGGACAAAACCTGGTGGCGGCTGAGTCGATGACGTCGGTGGGTAAGCCGTTTCTGTTTGCGCCCGAAAACCTCAAGCGTACTGCCGACATGGAACTGGCGTCGGGCCTGAACCGCTTCGTGATACATACGTCGGTACACCAGCCGCTCGATGATAAAAAGCCGGGCTTCTCGCTTGGGCCGTTCGGGCAGTATTTTACCCGACACGAGACCTGGGCCGAGCAGGCCAAACCCTGGATGGACTACTTGGGCCGCAGCAGTTACCTGTTGCAACAGGGCCGGTTTGTGGCCGACGTGCTGTATTACTATGGCGAAAACAACAACCTGACGCAGCTTTTTACCGACAAACTGCCAGCCATAAGTGGCTACGAATATGACTTTGTAAACGCTACGGCCCTGAAAAACGTGATTCAGGGTAGAAACGGCAAACTCGTTACGCCTACTGGTATGAACTACAGCGTATTGGTGCTGGACGAAAGCGCGAAAACCATGACGTTGCCAGTGCTGAAAAAAATTGCTGAGCTGGCAAAAGCGGGCGTTGCTATCGCCGGCACCAAACCCGAACGTTCGCCCAGCCTGAGCGACGATCCGTCTGCGTTTAGTGCGCTGGTTGCCCAAATCTGGAGCCAGCCCAATGTATCGACCAAACCCGCAGCCGAGGTGCTGAAAGCATTGGCTGTGCCGGAAGACGTGATTATCAAAAATGCAAGGGCCGAAATCCTGTACGTCCACCGGAATACGGGCAGTACCGATATCTATTGGCTGAACAACCGCAGCGAAGCCCCAACCGACGCAGAGATCAGCTTTCGCGTGACGGGCAAAGTACCCCGGCTCTGGAATCCGCAGACGGGTAAAATCGAGACGGTATCGTACCAGATTAAAGATGGCCGGACCTATGTGCCGTTACGTTTCGAGTCGTGGGATGCTTTTTTTATTGTTTTCGATGGTACGGCTACCGCTACCACGTTCACCAAACCGGCCACCACCGAAACGCGGGTGCTGGCCGTAGCCTCGCCCTGGACGATTCGTTTCCCAACAGCAACACCCCGCACCCTCACGGTCGATAAGTTGGCGTCGTGGACTGAAAATTCGGAAGCCGACATTAAATATTTCTCCGGTACGGCTTTCTACACCAACACCTTCACGCTGCCCACTGTGGTTAGCGGAGGGCGGTATGAACTGGATTTGGGTGAGGTGAAAAATCTGGCCGAAGTAATCGTGAATGGCAAAAACGTGGGTATTGCCTGGAAAAAACCATTCCGCGTAGACATTACTGAGGCCGTTCGGACGGGCAGCAACGCAGTCGAAATTCGGGTTACGAACTACTGGGCCAACCGCCTGATTGGCGATGCGCAGCCGGGCGTAACTACCAAAGTCGCGACGGCGAACCGCACGTTCACGACGGTGCCATTCTTCCGGCCCGACAGCCCGTTGTTTCCGGCGGGGCTGCTGAGCGAAGTAAGCGTTGTGCTGAAAAAGTAA
- a CDS encoding FGGY-family carbohydrate kinase, whose translation MPTPVIAIFDIGKTNKKLFLFDQHYRIVWERSVQLPETVDEDGDPCEDIQGLTNWVLETTEIALALPQFTVLALNFTTYGASFVYVDARGQQVGPLYNYLKPFPDAIRERFLQQYGPANALSLQTASPWLDSLNSGLMLYRIKYDKPELFQRIRYALHLPQYVSYLITGQIASDLTSIGCHTMLWDFGAGRYHDWVVSEGLDRLLGPLFPADEGMDATQPKPEDAEPNTARSLRVGVGLHDSSAALIPYLASFHEPFILISTGTWCISMNPFIETEGTGPALTADELQHDCLCYMHYRGKSVKASRLFSGYEHEQQTKRLAAHFGVDVDHYKQVRYNASIINQLQEAAQPVHSESGSITGPAKMMSLKESPFGQRDLSRFANYETAYHQLMLDLMAGQVLSTALVLPHNEVEQPAVTRIFVDGGFSQNPLYMNLLAKAFPQVEVWAASVAQATALGAALAFHDQWNPQPVPPNLITLTHYQRLHR comes from the coding sequence ATGCCGACACCGGTAATTGCCATTTTCGATATTGGGAAGACCAATAAAAAACTGTTTCTGTTCGATCAGCACTATCGGATTGTGTGGGAGCGGAGTGTGCAATTGCCTGAGACTGTTGATGAAGATGGCGATCCCTGCGAAGACATACAGGGGTTGACAAACTGGGTGCTTGAAACCACTGAAATTGCGCTGGCGTTGCCCCAGTTTACGGTACTGGCCCTGAATTTCACGACCTACGGGGCCAGTTTTGTGTACGTAGATGCCAGGGGACAACAGGTTGGGCCGTTGTACAACTACCTGAAACCATTCCCGGACGCCATTCGGGAACGGTTTCTTCAGCAGTACGGCCCCGCCAATGCGCTGTCGTTGCAAACGGCGTCGCCCTGGTTAGATAGCCTGAACTCGGGGCTGATGCTCTACCGAATCAAGTACGACAAACCGGAGCTTTTCCAGCGCATCCGCTACGCCCTCCACCTGCCTCAGTATGTGAGTTATCTCATTACCGGGCAGATTGCATCTGACCTGACCAGCATCGGTTGTCATACCATGTTGTGGGATTTCGGGGCCGGTCGGTATCACGATTGGGTAGTTTCTGAAGGGTTGGATCGACTGCTGGGGCCGCTGTTTCCTGCCGATGAAGGCATGGATGCAACGCAACCCAAACCGGAGGATGCAGAACCGAATACAGCCCGTTCGTTGCGTGTGGGTGTCGGGCTACACGATTCATCGGCGGCTTTGATTCCCTACCTGGCGTCTTTCCATGAACCGTTTATCCTGATCTCGACCGGCACCTGGTGCATCAGCATGAACCCGTTTATCGAGACGGAGGGAACTGGCCCGGCCCTCACCGCCGACGAACTGCAGCACGATTGTCTGTGTTACATGCACTACCGGGGGAAATCCGTAAAAGCCAGCCGACTGTTTTCGGGCTACGAACACGAGCAGCAAACCAAACGACTGGCCGCCCATTTCGGCGTTGACGTTGACCACTACAAGCAAGTGCGCTACAACGCCAGCATCATAAATCAACTACAGGAGGCCGCTCAGCCGGTTCATAGTGAATCGGGCAGTATAACCGGGCCGGCGAAAATGATGTCGTTGAAAGAGTCGCCGTTTGGGCAGCGCGACCTGAGCCGGTTTGCCAACTACGAAACAGCCTACCACCAGTTAATGCTCGACCTAATGGCCGGTCAGGTACTTTCGACTGCGCTGGTGCTGCCCCATAACGAAGTCGAACAGCCCGCCGTAACGCGTATTTTCGTGGATGGTGGCTTTAGTCAGAATCCACTGTATATGAATTTGTTAGCGAAGGCGTTTCCACAGGTGGAAGTCTGGGCTGCATCGGTAGCACAGGCCACGGCGTTGGGTGCCGCGCTGGCCTTTCACGACCAGTGGAACCCCCAACCCGTGCCGCCCAATCTGATTACGCTGACGCATTACCAACGGCTACACCGTTAA
- a CDS encoding bifunctional aldolase/short-chain dehydrogenase, with translation MTTQTSKETFRHVSYLWDDAKAAELADNQVDLFIYRSNLLGADLRLTNYGGGNTSVKITDKDPLTGEDVEVMWIKGSGGDIGTLTKSGCAALYMDRLLNLEKVYRGLEFEDEMVALFNHCIFDLNSKAPSIDTPLHGFLPFKHIDHLHPDAAIAIAAAKDGQRITEELFGGEVGWVGWQRPGFDLGLKLRECLEQAEAKGIRLRGIMLGSHGLFTWGDTSYESYVNTLEVIERCAEYLEANYGGPSHGKNRPVFGGTQRSVESPESRREQAAHIMPILRGLCSSESVRRSGPMVGHFTDDERVLEFINSRDLDRLAPLGTSCPDHFLRTKISPLVLNIPSDLDVNHPENREILASLNPQFEEYRTMYQAYYNACKHPNSPAMRDPNPVVILWPGVGMFTFAKDKTTARLASEYYINAVNVMKGAEAVSEYTALPRQEAFNIEYWLLEEAKLQRMPKPKALSGRVALITGSAGGIGKAIARKFAEEGAVVVLNDINEERLADAKDEFVKKFGRDAVATTSLNVTDAESIKQAFDAACLAFGGVDIVVNNAGISISKPIEEHTLADWDKLYDILVKGQFVVTQAAVSVMRKQGFGGDVINIVSKNALVSGPNNAGYGSAKAAQLHLSRLNAAELGADKIRVNVVNPDAVIADSNIWAGGWAEGRAKAYGITVEELPAYYAKRTLLGESILPDDIANACFAFVGGLLKKSTGNVLNVDGGVAMAFVR, from the coding sequence ATGACAACACAAACCAGTAAAGAAACCTTCCGGCATGTCAGTTACCTGTGGGACGACGCTAAAGCCGCCGAACTGGCCGATAACCAGGTCGACCTGTTTATTTACCGCTCCAACCTGCTCGGTGCCGACCTGCGACTGACCAACTACGGCGGGGGCAATACGTCGGTCAAAATAACGGACAAAGACCCGCTGACTGGCGAGGACGTGGAGGTGATGTGGATCAAAGGCTCCGGGGGCGACATCGGTACGCTCACCAAAAGTGGTTGTGCCGCTCTGTACATGGACCGGCTGCTGAACCTGGAAAAAGTGTATCGGGGGCTGGAATTTGAAGATGAGATGGTGGCTCTGTTCAATCACTGCATTTTCGATCTGAACTCGAAAGCCCCCTCTATCGACACGCCCCTGCATGGGTTTCTGCCGTTCAAACACATCGATCACCTCCACCCCGACGCGGCCATTGCCATTGCAGCCGCCAAAGACGGGCAGCGCATCACCGAAGAACTGTTCGGGGGCGAAGTGGGCTGGGTAGGCTGGCAGCGGCCCGGCTTCGATCTGGGGCTGAAACTGCGGGAGTGTCTGGAGCAGGCCGAAGCCAAAGGCATCAGGCTACGCGGCATTATGCTCGGCTCGCACGGGCTGTTTACATGGGGCGATACCTCGTATGAAAGCTACGTGAACACGCTGGAAGTCATCGAACGCTGCGCCGAATACCTCGAAGCCAACTACGGCGGTCCGTCGCACGGCAAAAACCGTCCCGTGTTTGGGGGCACCCAGCGGAGTGTCGAATCGCCTGAATCACGCCGGGAACAGGCTGCCCATATCATGCCTATTCTGCGCGGCCTCTGCTCCAGCGAATCGGTGCGCCGAAGCGGCCCGATGGTGGGCCATTTCACCGACGACGAGCGGGTGCTGGAGTTCATCAACTCCAGGGACTTAGACCGGCTGGCTCCATTAGGAACGAGTTGCCCGGATCACTTTCTGCGGACCAAAATCAGTCCGCTGGTTCTCAATATTCCATCAGACCTTGATGTTAATCATCCTGAAAATCGGGAAATTCTGGCGTCATTGAACCCGCAGTTTGAAGAGTACCGAACCATGTATCAGGCGTATTACAATGCCTGTAAACACCCCAACAGCCCCGCCATGCGCGACCCCAATCCGGTGGTGATTCTGTGGCCGGGAGTGGGCATGTTTACCTTCGCCAAAGACAAAACCACAGCCCGGCTGGCATCGGAATATTACATCAATGCCGTAAACGTGATGAAGGGGGCCGAAGCCGTCTCGGAATATACGGCACTACCGCGTCAGGAAGCGTTTAATATCGAATACTGGCTGCTCGAAGAAGCCAAATTGCAGCGGATGCCGAAACCCAAAGCGTTGTCGGGCCGGGTAGCGTTGATAACGGGCAGCGCGGGCGGCATCGGCAAGGCTATCGCCAGAAAGTTTGCCGAAGAAGGAGCCGTTGTCGTACTCAACGACATCAACGAAGAGCGGCTGGCCGACGCGAAAGACGAATTCGTGAAAAAATTTGGCCGCGATGCCGTTGCCACCACTTCGCTCAATGTAACTGATGCCGAGAGTATTAAGCAGGCGTTTGATGCAGCGTGTCTGGCTTTTGGCGGAGTCGATATCGTGGTCAACAATGCCGGTATCAGCATCTCCAAACCCATTGAAGAACACACGCTGGCCGACTGGGATAAGCTGTACGATATTCTGGTAAAAGGCCAGTTCGTGGTCACGCAGGCGGCTGTTTCGGTGATGCGTAAGCAGGGCTTCGGGGGCGACGTTATCAACATCGTCAGTAAGAACGCGCTGGTGTCGGGGCCGAACAATGCGGGCTACGGCTCAGCCAAAGCCGCGCAGTTGCATCTGAGCCGCCTGAATGCCGCCGAACTCGGTGCCGACAAAATTCGCGTCAACGTAGTCAATCCCGACGCCGTCATTGCCGACTCCAACATCTGGGCTGGTGGCTGGGCCGAAGGGCGCGCCAAAGCCTACGGTATCACGGTCGAAGAGCTACCCGCTTATTACGCCAAACGGACGCTGCTGGGCGAGTCGATCCTGCCCGACGATATTGCCAACGCCTGTTTCGCCTTCGTGGGTGGTCTGCTCAAAAAATCTACCGGCAACGTCCTCAACGTTGATGGTGGCGTAGCAATGGCCTTTGTACGGTGA
- a CDS encoding pyridoxamine 5'-phosphate oxidase family protein: MDSINEQQIEENHKDLIGSEAGKKIKELVDKNTTCYFCTKLTTGEPLRTRPMSVQKVDTLGNFWFLSADDSHKNAEIQDDKYVQLLFQGSEHSDFLSVYGVATISKNKQLIEELWEPLLRTWFTEGVDDPRITVIHVKTEQGYYWDNKNGNAVAFAKMAVGAMLGKTLDDSIEGTLTV, from the coding sequence ATGGATAGCATCAATGAGCAGCAGATCGAGGAAAACCACAAAGACCTCATTGGCAGTGAAGCCGGAAAGAAAATCAAAGAATTAGTCGACAAGAACACTACGTGCTACTTCTGCACAAAACTAACAACCGGCGAACCACTCAGAACGCGCCCAATGTCGGTACAGAAAGTAGACACGCTGGGCAATTTCTGGTTCCTGAGTGCCGACGACAGCCACAAAAACGCTGAAATTCAGGACGATAAATATGTTCAGCTTTTGTTCCAGGGATCAGAACACTCCGACTTCCTGAGCGTCTACGGCGTGGCTACCATCTCGAAAAACAAACAACTGATTGAGGAGCTTTGGGAACCGCTGTTGCGGACGTGGTTCACGGAAGGTGTAGACGACCCCCGCATTACGGTCATCCACGTAAAAACCGAACAGGGCTACTACTGGGACAACAAAAACGGCAACGCGGTGGCCTTCGCCAAAATGGCTGTTGGGGCCATGCTGGGTAAGACCTTAGACGATTCTATCGAGGGTACCTTAACGGTGTAG